CTGAGAATCCCTTAAATCTCATAGGGCATAATTATTGCCTATGCAGTATTTTACAACAGAAGGCATTTTTAAACAAAGTTAAAGGCAATGACTGGCACCCAAGCTTAACTTGTTATCAGAAAGCAAGCATTTGATCACATACTTCCAAACTCACAAACAGATattcacatataaacatataaaaataataataaaaatcatgaatATGTTCCATGGAGAAAGGTGGTAGTAGAGAGACTGCAACCAAAAAATCATACCTTATGTTATTGTAGTAGAATTTGGCCCTAGTCTTTGTAAGTAAACCAAATTTCTATAGAGAAAAACATCCAGTCAACATATACTAACATGATGTGTAAACACTTAGGCAACTAACCACcagtggaaaataagaaaaactttTCTTTATACCTAATAGGTTATTTCTCTGAAAATTAAATTGTTAAAGAAACTTTATCCAAGAGAAttgctgtcttcaaaaaaaaattggaccACATCTTATTGAGGAAgcaagaaaaccaaacaacaaagaaGTCATCTTGCTTAGAATTCTCTAATAAATTCTGGTAAATAGGAAAGCATTTGCTGAGCTTGCACTTTGTTGTGTAAGACATGCCCCATGTCAAGAAACTCTCCATAGGGAATATAAAATAAGTCAAATGAAAAGCTGTATTAATATAATTATTGTGTGGCATCTTTTTGTAAATTGTAATACTTTCCCAAATAATAGGAAGCCTTGTGTGTCaaatttttctttagtattttgaatatattaagtttctttttatttcttagaatTAAAAACTCAACAGAAAATGCACTGGATAGAGACTGATGATTTTAAACAATGCCAGAATACTGTTTACCAGAAGTTACATCAGACTTGTTATCAAGGAACAAACACAGGTGACAGGCTGTATGAATGTAGGACAACCTTTATCTCTAAGTCACacgtcactaatcatcagggaactCAAGCAGGTAAGAAACCTTATGACTGTAATGTGTGTGGAAAAGCTTAACTCACCCACTCACAACTCACTGTGCATTATCAATCTCATACAGGTtataagccatatgaatgtagcaaatgtgggaaagctttcctgTCCAAGTCACATCTtaataagccatatgaatgtcCTGCATGTGGGAAAGCCTGCATTACAAACTCAGATCCTAATAAGCATCAGAGAAATCAGACATATGAGATCCCTTATGAATGCATTGAATGTGGGAAAACTTTCATCTCCATATCACAACTTACTAATCATCAGATAACTCACACAGAAGAGAAatcatatgaatgtactgaattcGGAAAAGGCTTCCTCCACAAGTCACAGTTAACTAATCATGATAGAACTCActcaggtgagaaaccatataaATGCACTGAATGCGGAAACGGCTTCCTCTATAAGTCAGTTCTTACTacgcatcagagaactcacacaggtgagaagccatatgaatgtattgaatgtgggaaagctttcatctccaagtcacaTCTCATGagtcatcagagaactcacacaggtggaAAGCCCTATGAGTGTACTGAGTGTCAGAAAGCTTACAGCTGTAAATCATACCTAACGATTCATTGGAGAATTCATACAGGTGAAAAGCCCTATGAATgtcctgaatgtgggaaagccttcatctcCAGATCACAGTTCACTAATCATCAGaggactcacaaaggtgagagaCCATATAAATGTATTCAATGTGGGAAAAGCTTCATCCACAAGGCAGATCTCACAaaacatcagagaattcacacaggtgagaagccatataaatgtactgagtgtgggaaagctttcatctgcAAGTCTCGGCTTAAtgggcatcagagaactcacacaggtatgaagccatatgaatgtactgactgtgggaaagctttcatcagCAAGTCACATCTTATTACGCATCAGAGAACCaacacaggtgagaaaccatatgaatgtcctgaatgtgggaaagccttcatctcCAATTCATACCTCACTAATTATCACAGGACTCCCAATGGTGAGAGACCATATAAATGTATTCAATGTTTAAAAAGCTTCATCCGCAAGGCACATCTCACGAATcatcagagaagtcacacaggtgagaagccatatgtatgtactgaatgtgggaaagctttcatctacAAGTCACATCTTAATAGGCATCAGAaaattcacacaggtgagaagccatatgaatgtactgactgTGGGAAAGCTTTCCTCTGCAAGTCAGAGCTTATCAAGCATCAGAGAacgcacacaggtgagaagccatatgaatgtactgactgtgggaaagccttcatctccaagtcacagctcactaatcatcagaggactcacaaaggtgagagaCCATATAAATGTATTCAATGTGAAAAAAGCTTCATCCGCAAGGCAGATCTTACAAatcatcagagaattcacacaggtgagaagccatataagtgtactgaatgtgggaaagctttcctcTGCAAGTCACATCTTAATGGGCATCGgagaattcacacaggtgagaagccatatgaatgtacttactgtgggaaagctttcatcacCAAGTCACATCTTATTATGCATCAGAGAGCACACACAGGTGAGAAACCGTATGAATgtcctgaatgtgggaaagccttcatctccaagtcacagctcactaatcatcagaggacacacaaaggtgagagacCATATAAATGTATTCAATGTGAAAAAAGCTTCATCCACAAGACAGATCATACAAATCATCAAagaattcacacaggtgagagtccatataaatgtactgaatgtgggaaagctttcctcTGCAAGTCACATCTTAATGGGCATCGgagaattcacacaggtgagaagccatatgaatgtactgactgtgggaaagctttcatcagCAAGTCACATCTTAAtaggcatcagagaactcacaggtgaaaagccatgtGCTTGatctgaatgtgggaaagccttcatctccaagtcacatctcacagaacatcagagaactcacacaggttaGAAGCCAtttgaatgtactgaatgtgcaaaagctttcatctccaagtcaTGGCTAACAATTCATCAGAGAATTCATATAGGTGAAAACCCTTATCGATGTAATGAATGAGGGAGAGTTTTGTTTGTAAAGTAAGACCTTACGAACCATGAAATAATTCACATGACCATTTTAAGTGTGGTAATAGTTTCATCTTCAAGACAAATCTCACTCTGCACTAGAGAACTCACAGGTTTAAAGATATATGAGTGTGCTTAATGTGGTAGAGCTTTTCTTGCCAAGTCAGATCTTTGTAATCATCAGATAATTCATAAAGGTGAGAAGTTATATGATGAATTTATTGCTAAATCAAATGCTATTAAACATTACAGAACACCCAGGTGAGAATCCATATGAATATAGTAGTGTGGTAAAGTTTTCCTCTTCAAATCACAGCATACTATGTATCACAGAACTCACACTGGAAAACCATATAAATATAATGAATGTGGAAACACATTCAACTCCTAGTGGGTATTAATGTAAAAGATGTGAGAACGCTTTCTGCCTGAAGTCACAACTCAGTGTGCATCT
The nucleotide sequence above comes from Jaculus jaculus isolate mJacJac1 unplaced genomic scaffold, mJacJac1.mat.Y.cur mat_scaffold_44_1_1196519_arrow_ctg1, whole genome shotgun sequence. Encoded proteins:
- the LOC123457407 gene encoding zinc finger protein 420-like, which produces MFRKPEMQLVSFEDVAVDFTWQEWQHLDVVQQNLYRDVMLENYSSLVFLGNCMTKPYLIFKLEHGFAPWSVLEGSTQGLPELKTQQKMHWIETDDFKQCQNTVYQKLHQTCYQGTNTGDRLYECRTTFISKSHVTNHQGTQAGYKPYECSKCGKAFLSKSHLNKPYECPACGKACITNSDPNKHQRNQTYEIPYECIECGKTFISISQLTNHQITHTEEKSYECTEFGKGFLHKSQLTNHDRTHSGEKPYKCTECGNGFLYKSVLTTHQRTHTGEKPYECIECGKAFISKSHLMSHQRTHTGGKPYECTECQKAYSCKSYLTIHWRIHTGEKPYECPECGKAFISRSQFTNHQRTHKGERPYKCIQCGKSFIHKADLTKHQRIHTGEKPYKCTECGKAFICKSRLNGHQRTHTGMKPYECTDCGKAFISKSHLITHQRTNTGEKPYECPECGKAFISNSYLTNYHRTPNGERPYKCIQCLKSFIRKAHLTNHQRSHTGEKPYVCTECGKAFIYKSHLNRHQKIHTGEKPYECTDCGKAFLCKSELIKHQRTHTGEKPYECTDCGKAFISKSQLTNHQRTHKGERPYKCIQCEKSFIRKADLTNHQRIHTGEKPYKCTECGKAFLCKSHLNGHRRIHTGEKPYECTYCGKAFITKSHLIMHQRAHTGEKPYECPECGKAFISKSQLTNHQRTHKGERPYKCIQCEKSFIHKTDHTNHQRIHTGESPYKCTECGKAFLCKSHLNGHRRIHTGEKPYECTDCGKAFISKSHLNRHQRTHR